The Cytobacillus oceanisediminis genomic interval TAATACGCAGACAAGTCTTGAAAGGTGGATAAAATTTAATGACAAACTCATTTAATGATACATTTCTGAAGGCAGCAAGGGGGGAACAGACAGATTATGTTCCTGTTTGGTATATGCGCCAGGCTGGCCGCTCGCAGCCGGAATATAGAGCGATAAAAGAAAAATACTCCCTATTCGAAATTACACACCAGCCTGAGCTTTGTGCTTATGTTACAAGGCTGCCGGTAGAGCAATATAACAATGATGCTGCCATTCTTTATAAAGATATTATGTCACCGCTTCCTGCCATTGGGGTTGATGTGGAAATTAAATCAGGTATCGGCCCTGTTATTTCAAATCCAATCCGTTCCATAGCAGATGTAGAGAAGCTTGGGGAAATAAATCCGGAAGAGGACGTTCCATATGTACTGGATACTATTAAGCTTCTTACTCAAGAGCAGTTGACTGTGCCTCTAATCGGTTTTGCAGGGGCTCCATTTACTCTTGCCAGTTATATGATTGAAGGCGGACCATCAAAGAATTACAACAAAACGAAAGCATTCATGTATGCAGAACCTAAAGCCTGGTTTGCTTTAATGGATAAGCTTGGGGAAATGACTATTACATATGTGAAATCCCAGGTCAAAGCAGGTGCAAAAGCCATCCAGATTTTCGATTCATGGGTTGGCGCCTTAAATGTGGAGGATTACCGCTATTTTATTAAGCCTGTAATGAATCGTATTTTCTCTGCCTTAAAAGAAGAGAATGTCCCGCTGATCATGTTCGGTGTAGGCGCAAGCCACCTGGCATTGGAGTGGGACGATCTGCCGCTTGATGTAGTTGGGCTGGATTGGAGACTTCCGATTCAGGAAGCAAGGGCAAAAGGCATCTCCAAAACAGTTCAGGGCAATCTTGATCCGGCTATTCTCCTTGCACCATGGGAGGTTATAGAGGAAAAGGCAAAAGCAATTCTCGATCAGGGAATGGCCCAGCCGGGTTATATATTCAATCTTGGGCATGGTGTTTTCCCGGAGGTTAATCCGGACACCTTAAGAAAATTAACAACTTTTATTCATGAATACTCTGCTTCAAAATTAAGCAAGTAGCCTCCGGTTTGCTTTATGCGATAGCAGGCTGCATTTGCATATTGCTATGAGCATTTGTTTTGTAATCGATTTGTTTTTTGGCACAATAAAAACTGGAGACAGAAAGAATTTGAGGTGGATGACATGGGTAAAAAGACAATGGGTTTACTTGTAATGGCTTATGGAACTCCCTATAAGGAAGAAGACATTGAGCGTTACTATACACATATCCGCAGGGGAAGAAAGCCTTCTGAGGAAATGCTTGAAGATTTAAGAAGCAGATATGAAGCGATTGGCGGAATATCACCGCTTGCAGAAATTACTAAAGATCAGGCTGAAAAACTTGAACTGCATTTAAATGAAATTCAGGACGATTATGAATTCAAAATGTATTTAGGGTTAAAGCATATTGAGCCTTTCGTAGAAGATGCGGTTAAACAAATGCATGAGGATGGGATTGAAGAGGCTGTCAGCATTGTTCTTGCACCTCATTTCTCAACCTTTAGCGTAAAATCATATAACGGCAGAGCCAAAGAAGAGGCTGAAAAGCTTGGTGGTCCTGTAATAAAATCAGTTGAAAGCTGGTATAAAGAGCCTAAGTTTATCAAATATTGGGCCGATCGTGTAAAGGAAACATTCGATAAAATGCCTGCTGAAGAAAAAGATTCTGCAGTGTTAATTGTTTCTGCACATAGTTTGCCTGAAAAAATTCTGAAATCAGGGGATCCATATCCGCATCAGCTGCAGGAAACAGCTGACCTCATTGCCGAACAGGCTGGTGTCAAAAACTATGCCGTTGGCTGGCAAAGTGCAGGAAACACACCTGAGCCTTGGCTTGGTCCTGATGTGCAGGATTTGACAAGAGACCTTTATGAAAACAAGGGCTACAAGGCATTTGTGTATACTCCTGTTGGTTTTGTGTCAGATCATCTTGAAGTGCTGTACGACAATGACTATGAATGCAAAGTTGTCACTGATGAGCTTGGTGCAGGCTATTACCGTCCCGAAATGCCAAATTCTAAGCCGGAGTTTATTGATGCGATGTCAGATGCCATTTTTAAATTGCTGAATAGATAAGCAAAAAATTAGAAAAGAAGGCGATTTACCGTGCAGGGAGAGAGACAGAAAGTTGTTGTTGCCGGAGGAGGAATTACTGGTCTTGCTGCAGCTTACTATCTGCAGAAGGAAGCAAAAGAAAAAGGAATGGCCCTGGATATAAAGCTCATAGAAGCCTCACATCGTCTTGGCGGCAAGATTCAAACGATAACACGAGACGGTTTTGTGATCGAAAGAGGGCCAGATTCCTTTTTGGCCCGTAAACAAAGTGCGTCCCGGCTTGCCAAGGAAGCAGGCCTGGAAAAAGAGCTTGTGAGAAATACATCCGGTAAGTCCTATGTGCTTGTAAGGCAGCGTCTATTTCCAATGCCGGGCGGATCCATCATGGGGATCCCGACACAAATTGCTCCCTTTATTACAACCGGCTTATTCTCTCCCGCAGGGAAGGCAAGAGCTGTTGCAGATTTTGTGCTGCCGCGCTCCAATCCTTCCAATGATCAGTCACTGGGTGCCTTTTTTAGAAGAAGGCTTGGTGATGAGGTTGTCGATAATTTGATTGAACCGCTTCTCTCTGGCATATATGCTGGCGATATTGATCAATTAAGCCTTATGGCCACTTTCCCGCAGTTTTACCAGGTTGAGCAGAAGTATAGAAGTTTAATTCTGGGAATGAAAAAGTCCACAGGATCTCAGCCGAAACAAGCCGCAAACCGCAAGAGCAAAGAAGGGATGTTCCTTACTTTCAAATCAGGGCTTCAATCACTTGTCGATGCCCTCGAGAGCAAGCTTGAACCTGGAACTGTACTGAAAGGCCATCGCATTGAATCGATTATGAAGGCTGGCAGAGGCTATACAGTTGAAATGAATGGCGGAGAAAACCTTCAGGCAGATTGCATGGTTATGGCTGTTCCCCACCATGCTCTGTGCAGCATATTCTCTGGCTGGGGACTTTTTGAGCAGTTCAAAGAAATGCCGTCCACTTCAGTGGCAACTGTAGCGCTGGCCTTTCCTGAGGAAGCGATCGAAAGGGATATTGACGGAACCGGTTTTGTTGTTTCACGCCATAGTGATTACACCATTACTGCATGTACCTGGACACATAAGAAATGGCCCCATTCGACCCCAAAAGGAAAAGTGCTTCTGCGCTGTTACGTTGGCAAAGCCGGTGATGAAGCTGTGGTGGATCTGTCAGATGATCAAATTGTTAAAGTTGTACTTGATGATTTAAATAAAACAATGAATATAAAAATGAATCCGGACTTTGTTTATGTAACAAGATGGAAGGATTCTATGCCGCAGTATACTGTAGGACATAAAGAACGCGTCGGGCTGGCAAAGAAACAGGCACAGGAAAAGCTGCCGGGCATTTTTCTGGCAGGAAGTTCATTTGAAGGTCTTGGCGTTCCTGACTGCATAGATCAGGCAGAAGAGGCAGTTCGAAATGCAGTTGAATACTTGCAAAGCAACAAGCAAAAAGCTGTCCATTTGTGACAGCTTTTTAAATTGGCATCATTTCAGGTTGCTTTTTCAATTAGAGTATGATAAATTACTTTTTGTACTAATGACCAATTTGTTCATTTAGTCATTTTTAAGAGGTGAGTTTATGTCAGCAGATCGGAAACAGCAAATTATTGAGGCGGCCACTAAATCATTTTCTCTGTTTGGATATAAAGCAACCACTATGGATCAGGTTGCAAAGCTTGCAAATGTAGGAAAAGGCACTATTTATAATTTCTTTAAAAATAAAGAAGAGCTGTTTGATGAAATTATCCATACGCTCATCGTAGAAATGAAAAGCGCAGCTGATGAAGCGCTTGATCCTTCTTTGCCCTTTCATAAAAATGTTCATCGGGGATTGTATAAAATACTTGAATTCCGTATGAAGCATCAGCTGACAATCAAGCTTTTCCAAGAAGCAAAGGAAATGGGAACTCCTGCTGTTACAGATGTAATTGGGAAAGTAGAGGATGCGATATTAAATTATGTAAAAGACAAAGTTGCACAAGCGATTGAAAAAGGAGAAATCCGTCAATGCGATCCGGAACTGACATCTTTTGTGATGCTGAAGCTTTATATTGCTCTCATATTTGATTGGGAGCAGCGTCATGAACCTTTAGAAAAAGAAAAAATTGCTATGCTGTTTGAACAATACATTATGAAAGGATTATCGAATTAGATAGTCCTAAATTTTTTCAGAAAAATGACCAAATGAGGAATTTAGTCATTAAGTTATAACGGAGGGATTTACGGTGAACAACAAACTTTTCTTGAAGGAGTTTTCAGCAATTATAAAAAACAAAAAGCTGCTGATTCCTATTATAGCAGTAATGTTTATTCCTATTTTATACAGCGGAATGTTTCTTTGGGCATTTTGGGATCCATACGATCATTTAGATGATCTGCCTGTTGCTATCGTTAACGAGGATGCCGGTGCTGCATTTGAAGAAAATGACTTGCATCTGGGCGATGACCTTGTTGATAAATTAAAGGAAAGCAAGGACTTTAATTTTCAATTTGTTGATAAAGCGGAAGCATACAAAGATCTAAATGATCAGCAATATTATATGCTTGTTGAAATCCCTAAGGATTTTTCCAAGAATGCAACCACTCTCCTGGAAGACAATCCGCAGAAAATGAACCTGATTTACGTTCCCAATGAGAGCTACAATTTTTTATCAGCTCAAATTGGCGGAACAGCTGTAGAAAAAATTAAAGCGTCTCTGTCAGAAAAAGTGACTGAAACATATGCAGAAACAATGTTCGATAAGGTAGGGGAACTGGCAGATGGCATTGGACAGGCAAGTGATGGGGCTCTTCAAATCAGCGAAGGAGCTGCAGGTTTAAAGGATGGTTCTAAAACGCTGCATGAGAAGCTGGAGCTTTTGGCCGATAAATCCATTGAATTCAATAATGGCGTAAGCTCAGCAAGCAAAGGTTCAGAGGAAATGGCAGAAGGAGCTAAATCCCTTTCAGAAGGATTAGGCAAACTGGCTGAAGGCCAATCAGAATTAAGTAAAGCATCTGATCAGCTGGAATCTGGAAGTGAAAAGCTTTCTGCAGGTGTTACACAAACAAAGGCAGGGATTGTTACTGTAAAGGAAAAACTTCCTGTTATGATTGATGGAACCGAGCAGCTTGAAAATGGAGCGAAAACCTTATCTTCATCTCTGGAACAATGGCAAACGGAGGCACAAAAACTAAGCGGAGGCACTGCTCTTTTAGAGCAAAAGCTGCAGGGCTTTATTTCGCAGCTTCCGGATGGATCTCCTGAAAAAGCTGAGCTTCAGACTGCGCTTGCCCAGCTGAAGGCTGGATCAGCCCAGCTTGCTGAGTCAGCTGGCAAACTATCTGCGGGAGGAGCCGAATTGTCCCAAAAAATGGGGCAGCTAAATGAAGGACAGCTGCAGCTCCAGCAGGGAATAAATCAGCTTGCCCAAGGGGCATCCGAGCTGGAAACTGGTTCTCAGCAGCTAGTACAGGGCCATAAAGATTTCGGTGCTGGAATGGAAACATTTGCTCAGAAATTTGGTGAAGCACAAGCCGGAGCAGACAGGCTAGCAGGCGGTGCAGCAGATTTATCAGGCGGGCTTGGCAAACTGACCCAAGGTTCAGCTGCATTTGCAGATGGCACAAAGCAGCTTGAAGATGGCGCAGGCAAAGTAGCTGAAGGTAATACACAAATTTATGAAGGATCTTCAGAGTTAGCAAATAAATTAGCGGATGGCGCTGAAAATGCTTCATCTGTAAATGCCAGCGATAAAACTTATAATATGATGGCAAACCCGGTAGAAATAGATAATGAGAAGATTACAGAAGTTCCTAACTATGGTACAGGGTTCGCGCCTTATTTTCTGTCTCTTGGCCTTTTCGTAGGTGCTCTGCTTCTTTCTATTGTATTCCCGCTTCGGGAGCCGGCTGGCGTTCCGCGGTCAGGATTTAGCTGGTTTGCAAGCAAGTTTGGGATTCTTGCTGGAATAGGCATTATTCAGGGTCTCATTGCAGCCATGATTCTATTGCTGGGACTTGGCCTGGAAGTGCAGAGTGTACCTTTGTTTCTTCTGTTTACAATCATAACCAGCATTACTTTCATAGCGCTGATTCAATTTTTTGTCACCGTCATGGGTGATCCGGGCCGGTTTGTTGCAATAATCATATTAATTCTCCAGCTGACAACAAGTGCTGGTACTTTCCCGCTTGAGCTGATTCCTAATGCACTTCAGCCAATCAGTTCATACTTGCCTATGACCTATTCTGTTTCCGGACTAAAGGCTGTCATTTCTAGCGGAAATTTTGATTTCATGTGGGAGAATGCAGTCATTCTATTGAGTTTTGCTGCCCTGTTCATTGCAGGAACTTTTGTTTACTTTACTGCAATGCACAAGAAAAAATTTGCAGCTGCTGCAGGGCAGGCTGATTGATTATAAGCAAAAAACAAAGCCAGCCCACAGGGCTGGCTTTTAATATATTATTCTATAAATCTGTTATTCCCATGCACTTATCACACTTGTTTCCGTAGCATTCATGCTGCTCTTCGATCGACTTCCCGCATTCTGAACATTGTTTTGCCGGCAGGTTTCTGAAAAACTCCATAATGTTTTGAATCATGTTGAAGCCTCCTAATTTGTGAATTTGTTCTAAATAGTTTGATTATTTAAGTTGATTGTATTATAACAGAATTCATATGTCAACTTCTGTTTCAATACAATTTTAAAAAAGTGAAAAAATAGGCATAATCGAGTATATTGGACATAGGAAAGCTGGGTCTTTCTTGAGAGTTTGTTATAAGTCAAAGCGTAAGGTTTACGCTTTTCTAAAGTGATAAGCTATAAACTCTGAAGTTAGATAACTGTCTGGCTCCAGGCGCCAGCGCCTTTCAGGTCTAAGCCGGAAAAGGCGGGCGCCTTGCGCTTTTTTTATAAGGAGGAAACGTGATGAAGTTAACTGTTATTGGGAGCTGGGGCGGTTATCCTAAAGCAGATGAGGCCAGTTCAGGGTATTTGCTGGAGCATGAAGGGTTTCATTTGCTGATCGACTGCGGAAGCGGCGTCCTTTCAAAAATGCAGAATTTTTTTCAGCCAGAAGAATTGGATGCATTGATTATCTCCCATTACCACCCAGATCACATTGCGGATATAGGGGTTCTGCAGCATGCAAGGCTCATTCAGGGTTTTTTGGGCAGGAAAACAGATACACTCCCGATTTATGGTCATTCCCTTGATCAGCATGAATTTGCCAAATTTACATACAAGGATATCACAAAAGGAGTCTGCTATGATCCTGATGGCACTCTCTCTGCAGGGCCGTTTCAAATTCGCTTTTTAAAGACTAATCACCCTGTGACATGCTATGCAATGAGAATTGAAGCAGACGGCAAAACGCTTATTTATACGGCTGATACCTCATATAAAGAAGAGCTGGTTGCATTTAGCGAAAATGCTGATTTATTAGTTTGCGAATGCAATTTTTATGGTCATCAAAATGGAAAAAATGCAGGGCATATGACAAGCTTGGATGCTGGAACATTGGCCAGCAAAGCAAATGTCAAAAATTTGCTGCTGACTCATTTGCCTCATTATGGTGAACTTCGAAAACTGAAGGAAGAGGCTTCAACAAAATATACCGGTCCTATTTCTATTGCGGATTATCAATGGTCCCATACTTTTTGAGGAGGAAAACAGATGCTTTTTATTGACAACCAGGGAATCACAGATCCCAGAATTAACCTTGCTATTGAGGAATATGCACTAAAGAATCTTGATATTGAAGAAACCTATTTGCTTTTTTATATTAATGAACCTTCCATAATTATTGGAAAAAACCAGAATACCGTTGAAGAGATTAATACTGAATATGTCGAGAACAATGGCATCCATGTGGTCAGAAGGCTTTCTGGCGGCGGGGCTGTTTATCATGATTTAGGCAATCTCAACTTCAGCTTTATCACAAAAGATGATGGAGAAAGCTTCCATAACTTTCAAAAGTTCACCGAACCAGTTGTAGAAGCTTTGCAGAAGCTTGGTGTTAATGCTGAATTGAGCGGCCGAAATGACCTGATGGCAGAAGGCAGAAAGATATCCGGGAATGCCCAGTTTTCTACTAAAGGCAGAATGTTTAGCCATGGCACCCTCTTGTTTGATTCCGAAATAGAAAGTGTAGTTTCGGCACTAAAGGTAAAGAAAGATAAAATTGAATCGAAAGGCATTAAATCTATTCGAAGCCGGGTTGCTAATATCTCAGAGTTCCTGGATAAAAAAATCACAATTCAAGAGTTTCGCAATTTGCTGCTTAAGAATATTTTTGGTGATTTAGATGAAATTCCAGAGTACAAGCTCACAAATGATGATTGGGAAAAAATTCACCAGCTGTCCAAGGAGCGCTATCAAAACTGGGATTGGAATTATGGAAAATCTCCCAAATTTGATCTACAGCACTCGCATCGTTTCCCAGTGGGGCAAATTGATATTAGACTTAATGTCACAAAAGGGAAAATTGAGGAATGTAAAATTTACGGAGACTTCTTTGGGGTTGGCGATGTCAGCGAAATTGAAAACAAGCTTACAGGAATTCGCTATGAAAAGTCAGAGATTGAAAATGCCCTTGAAGAAGTGGACATTAAGCATTACTTCGGAAATGTGACAAAGACCGAATTTATCAACCTGATTTATTAATGCGGTCATTTATTTGAAAGCTGGCATAATGCCGGCTTTTCTTATATTTATATAAAGTCTTGCGAAAGGAAGTTTCGCTGTAAAAAAGAAATTGTGAACAATTCGCTTTCCTACTTGAATACAAAAATTTCTTTCAATATAATATATTTAGAAAATTTTTTTAATAAAAATGAATGACTATTCATTCATTGTAGGGGGAGTGTAAATGA includes:
- a CDS encoding YhgE/Pip domain-containing protein, which produces MNNKLFLKEFSAIIKNKKLLIPIIAVMFIPILYSGMFLWAFWDPYDHLDDLPVAIVNEDAGAAFEENDLHLGDDLVDKLKESKDFNFQFVDKAEAYKDLNDQQYYMLVEIPKDFSKNATTLLEDNPQKMNLIYVPNESYNFLSAQIGGTAVEKIKASLSEKVTETYAETMFDKVGELADGIGQASDGALQISEGAAGLKDGSKTLHEKLELLADKSIEFNNGVSSASKGSEEMAEGAKSLSEGLGKLAEGQSELSKASDQLESGSEKLSAGVTQTKAGIVTVKEKLPVMIDGTEQLENGAKTLSSSLEQWQTEAQKLSGGTALLEQKLQGFISQLPDGSPEKAELQTALAQLKAGSAQLAESAGKLSAGGAELSQKMGQLNEGQLQLQQGINQLAQGASELETGSQQLVQGHKDFGAGMETFAQKFGEAQAGADRLAGGAADLSGGLGKLTQGSAAFADGTKQLEDGAGKVAEGNTQIYEGSSELANKLADGAENASSVNASDKTYNMMANPVEIDNEKITEVPNYGTGFAPYFLSLGLFVGALLLSIVFPLREPAGVPRSGFSWFASKFGILAGIGIIQGLIAAMILLLGLGLEVQSVPLFLLFTIITSITFIALIQFFVTVMGDPGRFVAIIILILQLTTSAGTFPLELIPNALQPISSYLPMTYSVSGLKAVISSGNFDFMWENAVILLSFAALFIAGTFVYFTAMHKKKFAAAAGQAD
- the hemH gene encoding ferrochelatase, with the translated sequence MGKKTMGLLVMAYGTPYKEEDIERYYTHIRRGRKPSEEMLEDLRSRYEAIGGISPLAEITKDQAEKLELHLNEIQDDYEFKMYLGLKHIEPFVEDAVKQMHEDGIEEAVSIVLAPHFSTFSVKSYNGRAKEEAEKLGGPVIKSVESWYKEPKFIKYWADRVKETFDKMPAEEKDSAVLIVSAHSLPEKILKSGDPYPHQLQETADLIAEQAGVKNYAVGWQSAGNTPEPWLGPDVQDLTRDLYENKGYKAFVYTPVGFVSDHLEVLYDNDYECKVVTDELGAGYYRPEMPNSKPEFIDAMSDAIFKLLNR
- the yhfH gene encoding protein YhfH; this encodes MIQNIMEFFRNLPAKQCSECGKSIEEQHECYGNKCDKCMGITDL
- a CDS encoding lipoate--protein ligase gives rise to the protein MLFIDNQGITDPRINLAIEEYALKNLDIEETYLLFYINEPSIIIGKNQNTVEEINTEYVENNGIHVVRRLSGGGAVYHDLGNLNFSFITKDDGESFHNFQKFTEPVVEALQKLGVNAELSGRNDLMAEGRKISGNAQFSTKGRMFSHGTLLFDSEIESVVSALKVKKDKIESKGIKSIRSRVANISEFLDKKITIQEFRNLLLKNIFGDLDEIPEYKLTNDDWEKIHQLSKERYQNWDWNYGKSPKFDLQHSHRFPVGQIDIRLNVTKGKIEECKIYGDFFGVGDVSEIENKLTGIRYEKSEIENALEEVDIKHYFGNVTKTEFINLIY
- the hemE gene encoding uroporphyrinogen decarboxylase, with amino-acid sequence MTNSFNDTFLKAARGEQTDYVPVWYMRQAGRSQPEYRAIKEKYSLFEITHQPELCAYVTRLPVEQYNNDAAILYKDIMSPLPAIGVDVEIKSGIGPVISNPIRSIADVEKLGEINPEEDVPYVLDTIKLLTQEQLTVPLIGFAGAPFTLASYMIEGGPSKNYNKTKAFMYAEPKAWFALMDKLGEMTITYVKSQVKAGAKAIQIFDSWVGALNVEDYRYFIKPVMNRIFSALKEENVPLIMFGVGASHLALEWDDLPLDVVGLDWRLPIQEARAKGISKTVQGNLDPAILLAPWEVIEEKAKAILDQGMAQPGYIFNLGHGVFPEVNPDTLRKLTTFIHEYSASKLSK
- the hemY gene encoding protoporphyrinogen oxidase; this translates as MQGERQKVVVAGGGITGLAAAYYLQKEAKEKGMALDIKLIEASHRLGGKIQTITRDGFVIERGPDSFLARKQSASRLAKEAGLEKELVRNTSGKSYVLVRQRLFPMPGGSIMGIPTQIAPFITTGLFSPAGKARAVADFVLPRSNPSNDQSLGAFFRRRLGDEVVDNLIEPLLSGIYAGDIDQLSLMATFPQFYQVEQKYRSLILGMKKSTGSQPKQAANRKSKEGMFLTFKSGLQSLVDALESKLEPGTVLKGHRIESIMKAGRGYTVEMNGGENLQADCMVMAVPHHALCSIFSGWGLFEQFKEMPSTSVATVALAFPEEAIERDIDGTGFVVSRHSDYTITACTWTHKKWPHSTPKGKVLLRCYVGKAGDEAVVDLSDDQIVKVVLDDLNKTMNIKMNPDFVYVTRWKDSMPQYTVGHKERVGLAKKQAQEKLPGIFLAGSSFEGLGVPDCIDQAEEAVRNAVEYLQSNKQKAVHL
- a CDS encoding TetR/AcrR family transcriptional regulator, yielding MSADRKQQIIEAATKSFSLFGYKATTMDQVAKLANVGKGTIYNFFKNKEELFDEIIHTLIVEMKSAADEALDPSLPFHKNVHRGLYKILEFRMKHQLTIKLFQEAKEMGTPAVTDVIGKVEDAILNYVKDKVAQAIEKGEIRQCDPELTSFVMLKLYIALIFDWEQRHEPLEKEKIAMLFEQYIMKGLSN
- a CDS encoding MBL fold metallo-hydrolase, which gives rise to MKLTVIGSWGGYPKADEASSGYLLEHEGFHLLIDCGSGVLSKMQNFFQPEELDALIISHYHPDHIADIGVLQHARLIQGFLGRKTDTLPIYGHSLDQHEFAKFTYKDITKGVCYDPDGTLSAGPFQIRFLKTNHPVTCYAMRIEADGKTLIYTADTSYKEELVAFSENADLLVCECNFYGHQNGKNAGHMTSLDAGTLASKANVKNLLLTHLPHYGELRKLKEEASTKYTGPISIADYQWSHTF